In Paenibacillus sp. FSL M7-0420, a single genomic region encodes these proteins:
- a CDS encoding ATPase gives MLRLGEKIVIVADAFEQSLPIGDYGYLIAYDRNPDNAFDYVIRVPEANRNFYVTAEDIEAEEQLLVLEAERATHEALIDYALSTYNEKLFHHLMNGEEVEVEEVEAASQESLSQADFIKQVNLRAWI, from the coding sequence ATGCTGCGTTTAGGAGAGAAGATTGTCATTGTCGCGGACGCTTTTGAGCAGAGTCTTCCTATCGGAGACTATGGTTACCTTATAGCTTACGACCGCAATCCAGATAATGCGTTTGATTATGTCATTCGTGTTCCCGAGGCCAATAGAAATTTCTATGTTACGGCAGAGGATATTGAGGCTGAAGAACAATTGCTGGTACTGGAAGCTGAACGAGCCACGCACGAAGCGCTGATAGATTATGCACTGTCAACGTACAACGAGAAGCTGTTTCATCATCTGATGAACGGTGAAGAAGTTGAGGTTGAAGAGGTAGAGGCTGCATCCCAAGAGAGTTTGTCCCAGGCGGATTTCATCAAGCAGGTGAATCTTCGCGCTTGGATTTAA
- a CDS encoding YxlC family protein: protein MRFKSDEELLDKLSAELDHLDMLYADVTPPSLPELEQLIAGEAVRRRKRRRKELLLFILVALVLVTIVISILSTAPVLYWSLQAVFILSALGSLGAARIRHGREES from the coding sequence ATGAGGTTTAAGAGTGACGAGGAGCTGCTGGATAAGCTGTCCGCAGAGCTGGATCACCTGGATATGCTGTATGCCGATGTTACTCCGCCCTCCTTGCCGGAGCTGGAGCAGCTAATTGCCGGGGAAGCTGTCCGCCGGAGGAAGCGGCGCCGTAAGGAACTGCTGCTATTCATTCTAGTGGCTCTTGTGCTGGTTACCATAGTGATTTCTATTCTAAGTACGGCGCCGGTGCTGTATTGGAGTCTGCAGGCAGTGTTCATTCTGAGCGCACTTGGCAGCCTGGGAGCAGCGCGGATCAGACACGGGCGGGAGGAATCATAA
- a CDS encoding PLD nuclease N-terminal domain-containing protein — MNELNLNWGLIGPLLALQVVLAIIGLISLSKTEQVRGPKWMWVLFLIFGNLLGSVAYFTLGRKEF, encoded by the coding sequence ATGAATGAATTGAATTTGAATTGGGGTTTGATTGGGCCGCTGCTTGCACTGCAGGTAGTGCTGGCAATCATCGGTCTGATTTCATTGAGCAAGACAGAGCAAGTACGCGGACCGAAATGGATGTGGGTTCTGTTCCTGATTTTTGGCAACCTGCTGGGCAGCGTGGCTTATTTCACACTGGGAAGGAAAGAATTCTGA
- a CDS encoding acetylxylan esterase, producing the protein MPLIDMPLEQLLTYEGRNPRPANFEAYWEQALQEMRNTDACAELVRSEFQVPFAECFHLYFTGTGGARIHAKLIKPKHVAGPHPAVVQFHGYAHHSDDWADKLIYASLGFTIATLDCRGQGGLSEDIGGVRGTTFKGHLIRGLDDAAERLLFRQIYLDAAQLAGIVMDMPEVDAARVGAIGGSQGGGLALACAALEPRINRAAPSVPFLCDYKRVWEMDLARDAYEELRTFFRHRDPQHLREDEIFERLGYIDVQHLADRISGKVMMGVGLLDTVCPPSTQFAAYNRLRCDKKLEIYPDFIHERLPGFEDKTIQFLLEM; encoded by the coding sequence ATGCCGCTAATTGATATGCCGCTAGAGCAATTATTAACTTATGAGGGACGGAATCCCCGTCCGGCCAACTTCGAGGCTTATTGGGAGCAGGCACTGCAAGAGATGAGAAATACGGATGCCTGCGCTGAACTGGTGAGGAGCGAATTTCAGGTTCCATTCGCCGAATGCTTCCATTTGTATTTTACAGGGACAGGCGGAGCGCGTATCCACGCGAAGCTGATCAAGCCGAAGCATGTTGCCGGTCCGCACCCCGCGGTCGTGCAGTTCCATGGGTACGCCCACCATTCGGATGACTGGGCCGACAAGCTGATCTATGCTTCCTTGGGCTTTACTATAGCCACATTGGATTGCAGAGGCCAGGGAGGACTGTCCGAAGATATTGGCGGGGTCAGAGGAACTACATTTAAAGGGCATCTGATCCGCGGACTGGATGATGCGGCCGAACGGCTGCTGTTCCGGCAGATCTATCTTGATGCGGCGCAGCTGGCTGGAATTGTAATGGACATGCCGGAAGTGGATGCCGCCCGCGTCGGTGCCATCGGCGGATCGCAGGGAGGGGGGCTGGCGCTGGCCTGTGCGGCGCTTGAGCCGCGGATCAACCGGGCTGCACCCAGTGTTCCGTTCCTGTGTGATTATAAACGGGTATGGGAAATGGACCTGGCCCGAGATGCCTACGAGGAACTGCGGACGTTTTTCCGTCACCGCGATCCCCAGCACCTGCGGGAGGATGAGATTTTTGAACGGCTCGGCTATATTGATGTTCAACACCTGGCGGACAGGATCAGCGGGAAAGTGATGATGGGGGTAGGATTACTGGATACGGTGTGTCCGCCTTCGACGCAATTCGCCGCCTATAACCGCCTCCGCTGCGACAAAAAACTGGAGATCTATCCCGATTTTATCCATGAACGGCTGCCGGGCTTCGAGGACAAGACCATACAATTTCTGCTTGAAATGTGA
- a CDS encoding MBL fold metallo-hydrolase gives MLNIRSYNLGALQTNAYLLTGADPKRGVIIDPGANPAGLLRGAEGMEIEAILLTHAHFDHIAGLDEVRKAKNCPVYIHPLESEWLGSPKLNGSLMWPDTTPPISTDPAEYDLAEGQILKLLGLSFRVLHTPGHSPGSVSFLCGNDLFAGDVLFKMGVGRTDLPGGRERDLIDSIRGKLYRLDEEVRVFPGHGPRTSIGYEKLHNPYVPM, from the coding sequence ATGCTTAATATTCGTTCTTATAATCTGGGGGCACTCCAGACCAATGCCTACCTTCTGACGGGGGCAGACCCTAAGCGCGGTGTCATCATCGATCCGGGTGCTAATCCTGCGGGTCTTCTGCGCGGTGCTGAGGGAATGGAGATTGAAGCGATTCTGCTGACGCATGCCCATTTCGACCATATTGCCGGACTGGACGAGGTCCGCAAAGCGAAGAATTGCCCGGTCTATATCCATCCGCTGGAGAGCGAGTGGCTGGGCAGCCCGAAGCTGAACGGCTCCTTGATGTGGCCTGATACCACGCCTCCCATCAGCACAGATCCGGCAGAATACGATCTGGCGGAAGGCCAGATTCTGAAGCTGCTGGGCCTTTCTTTCCGGGTGCTGCATACGCCGGGACATTCACCCGGAAGCGTCAGCTTTTTATGCGGGAATGATTTGTTCGCCGGTGATGTCTTGTTCAAAATGGGAGTGGGACGTACCGATCTTCCGGGCGGCAGAGAACGGGATCTGATTGACTCGATCCGCGGCAAGCTCTACCGGCTGGATGAGGAAGTGAGAGTGTTCCCCGGACATGGTCCGCGAACCTCAATCGGCTATGAGAAGCTTCACAACCCTTATGTCCCGATGTAA
- the sigY gene encoding RNA polymerase sigma factor SigY → MGDRTLEIISQAQQGDAAALAVLLREHYPFLYKYLIKATLDPLLAEEIAQDTMVRCMEKIGTYNGTSAFSSWLITIGSRLYIDRKRRWSREAQWREGQMQEQGNRRVRWSFESRNMEWSEVLDALSRLSTAHRIAVLLKHYYGYSYDEIGEMLEIPSGTVKSRVAAGLGQLRKELNEDEV, encoded by the coding sequence ATGGGCGACAGGACGCTGGAGATCATCAGCCAGGCACAGCAGGGTGACGCTGCTGCACTGGCCGTGCTGCTGCGGGAGCATTATCCCTTCCTGTACAAGTATCTGATCAAAGCGACACTTGACCCTTTGCTTGCCGAAGAGATTGCTCAGGACACGATGGTCAGATGCATGGAGAAGATCGGGACTTATAATGGGACCTCGGCATTCTCTTCATGGCTGATTACCATTGGCAGCCGGTTGTACATTGACCGTAAGCGGCGCTGGAGCCGGGAGGCACAGTGGCGGGAAGGGCAGATGCAGGAGCAGGGGAACCGCAGGGTACGCTGGAGCTTTGAGAGCCGGAATATGGAGTGGAGTGAAGTGCTCGATGCCTTGTCGCGCCTATCCACTGCGCATAGGATAGCTGTGCTGCTGAAGCATTATTACGGATACAGCTACGATGAGATCGGGGAGATGCTGGAGATCCCTTCCGGAACGGTCAAATCACGGGTAGCTGCCGGACTGGGTCAACTGCGAAAGGAGCTGAATGAGGATGAGGTTTAA
- a CDS encoding ABC transporter ATP-binding protein, with protein MPLLEVKDLHKSFKGHPSVNGISFDIEAGRCVALLGPNGAGKTTTLRMLAGLLTQSAGTITFGGSSPGTDYRQYLGYLPQAPAFYNWMSGHEYILFAARMSGMSAREAAAASGAVLERVGLGSAARRRIGGYSGGMKQRLGLGQALVHRPRLLLLDEPVSALDPIGRREVMELLRDIREETTVIFSTHVLHDAEEICDDVVLMNKGTIAVQGTLSSLRAEYSLPVIRLTTGKEDSAIRWLEALRHKDFIEEALISDGKAVFNVTDVELARRTLLQEAVELDIPLLQFEAGSSTLEDLFMKVVGT; from the coding sequence ATGCCGCTGCTTGAGGTCAAGGATCTTCACAAGAGCTTTAAGGGGCATCCCTCGGTGAACGGCATCAGCTTTGATATTGAAGCAGGACGCTGTGTCGCGCTGCTCGGACCCAATGGAGCCGGGAAGACTACAACGCTGCGTATGCTTGCCGGTCTTCTGACGCAGTCTGCCGGAACGATCACTTTTGGCGGGAGCTCTCCGGGGACGGATTACCGTCAGTATTTGGGCTATCTTCCCCAAGCCCCGGCTTTTTACAACTGGATGAGCGGGCACGAATACATCTTATTTGCCGCCAGGATGAGCGGCATGAGTGCACGGGAGGCTGCGGCGGCATCGGGCGCTGTGCTGGAGCGTGTGGGACTAGGCTCTGCGGCACGGCGGCGGATTGGCGGTTATTCCGGGGGAATGAAGCAGCGCCTCGGGCTGGGCCAGGCCCTGGTACACCGACCGCGCCTGCTTTTGCTGGATGAGCCTGTCTCCGCGCTTGATCCTATCGGACGCCGGGAAGTCATGGAGCTACTTAGGGACATCCGGGAGGAGACAACTGTTATTTTCTCCACACATGTGCTGCATGATGCGGAAGAGATATGCGACGATGTCGTATTGATGAACAAGGGGACTATAGCCGTTCAAGGAACCTTGTCCAGTCTCCGCGCAGAGTACAGCCTGCCGGTAATCCGACTCACTACAGGGAAGGAGGATTCGGCTATCCGCTGGCTTGAAGCGCTTAGACACAAGGATTTTATTGAAGAAGCGCTAATTTCGGATGGCAAGGCCGTGTTCAACGTCACAGATGTAGAACTCGCCCGCCGGACGCTCTTGCAGGAAGCTGTGGAGCTGGATATTCCGCTGCTGCAATTTGAAGCAGGCTCATCAACACTGGAGGACCTGTTCATGAAGGTGGTGGGAACATGA
- a CDS encoding sensor histidine kinase: MNQSGQEVVQKQISESMASRVHFYLTSLETELTRLTRLKLEYVNDDDLLLLATVPNQLNDYERTRALLSAKSKLYLLKSSSPFVENVKLYIPSLDRSINANNFDSAMPLEELEDILNPAHMKSPIFGMGGKLLMSGVYPDAVYAGRAPVLAIEIELSRPEILRSLSSMAEGEGGGAVWMDTGGQWQIASGVEGSLLAAFGEALRGELLDDSGESGQYRLESAGIDYFGASEYSPLLGTTLAVFVPAETVLQPLNKHRNWIWGESLVALLLAVVFSYWIYRFIHKPMRRLITSFRRVEMGDLSVRLYHGNQDEFNYVYNHFNHMLERIQELIHEVYEQRIRSQQSELKQLQSQINPHFFYNTFFILQGLVRMREHEVAERMLHHLSGYFQFITRSGAEQVSLLAEMKHAWSYVEIQNIRFAGTVTAELEPIPQGWEASMVPRLIVQPLIENAYAHGLENKLAEGMLRVTFREEEADRLVIGVEDNGESLDDEQLNALRSTLALAEEAMETTGILNVHRRLQLNYGPAFGIEVSRSGLGGLKVLLMIRREEGRQP; encoded by the coding sequence ATGAATCAATCCGGACAGGAGGTTGTCCAGAAGCAAATATCCGAATCCATGGCCAGCCGTGTCCACTTCTATCTGACTTCGCTGGAGACAGAGCTTACCCGTCTTACGCGGCTGAAGCTGGAGTATGTCAATGACGATGATTTGCTCTTGCTGGCGACGGTTCCGAACCAGTTGAACGATTATGAACGGACCCGCGCCTTGTTATCCGCCAAGAGTAAATTGTATTTGCTCAAAAGCTCCAGTCCGTTCGTGGAGAACGTTAAGCTGTATATTCCTTCCCTGGACCGAAGCATCAATGCCAACAATTTCGACAGCGCGATGCCGCTTGAAGAACTGGAGGACATTCTGAACCCGGCCCACATGAAATCACCGATCTTCGGCATGGGCGGGAAGCTGCTGATGAGCGGCGTGTACCCCGATGCGGTGTACGCCGGCCGGGCGCCTGTGCTGGCCATCGAAATTGAGCTGTCACGCCCGGAGATTCTCCGCTCACTCTCCAGCATGGCGGAGGGGGAGGGCGGAGGAGCTGTATGGATGGACACCGGCGGTCAGTGGCAGATTGCCTCCGGTGTGGAGGGCTCGCTGCTGGCTGCGTTCGGGGAAGCACTGCGGGGAGAATTGCTCGACGACAGCGGCGAGTCTGGCCAATACCGGCTGGAGTCAGCAGGCATTGATTATTTTGGAGCCAGTGAATATTCACCGCTGCTGGGAACGACTTTGGCCGTGTTTGTCCCTGCGGAAACGGTTCTCCAGCCGCTGAACAAGCACCGCAACTGGATTTGGGGAGAGTCGCTGGTCGCTTTGCTGCTCGCCGTAGTTTTCTCTTACTGGATATACAGGTTTATTCATAAGCCGATGAGGCGGCTGATTACTTCCTTCCGGAGAGTGGAGATGGGTGATCTGAGCGTCAGGCTGTATCACGGCAATCAGGATGAATTCAATTATGTATATAACCACTTCAACCATATGCTGGAGCGGATTCAGGAGTTGATTCATGAGGTGTATGAGCAGAGAATCAGATCCCAGCAATCCGAGCTTAAGCAATTGCAATCGCAGATTAACCCCCATTTTTTCTACAACACCTTCTTCATTCTGCAGGGTCTCGTTCGTATGAGGGAACATGAAGTAGCTGAGCGGATGCTTCACCATCTCAGCGGCTATTTTCAGTTTATTACACGTAGTGGAGCAGAACAGGTCAGTCTGCTTGCCGAGATGAAGCACGCATGGTCTTATGTGGAGATTCAGAATATACGCTTCGCCGGTACGGTCACAGCCGAACTGGAGCCCATACCGCAGGGGTGGGAGGCTTCCATGGTGCCTCGGCTCATTGTCCAGCCATTAATTGAGAATGCTTATGCCCACGGGCTGGAGAACAAGCTGGCTGAAGGGATGCTGCGGGTAACCTTCCGGGAGGAAGAGGCGGACCGGCTGGTCATCGGGGTGGAAGACAACGGCGAATCGCTGGACGATGAACAGCTGAATGCGCTGCGCAGCACGCTGGCTCTTGCTGAAGAAGCCATGGAGACGACAGGAATCCTCAATGTGCACCGCCGGCTTCAGTTGAACTATGGTCCGGCGTTCGGAATTGAGGTGTCACGCAGCGGGCTGGGCGGATTGAAGGTGCTGCTAATGATAAGACGGGAAGAAGGGAGACAGCCATGA
- a CDS encoding response regulator transcription factor, giving the protein MIRLLIVDNERWIVRNLLDLFGHWDKLELEVYGAYSAAEALEQLGKMKFDIVLSDIRMPGMDGLELQQEIRRHWPWCKIIFLSGYNEFDYIQQVMRGGGVDYLLKTEGEEAILHAVEQAAAQLDAAVEAEELIERAHRQLQLVRPLLLGDYLLELMQGDSPGVSQLAHKFQELECPLDAARGVLLTIGRVDDWRDELSVADRELMLYAIRNIAEEYWLPSVRCLSLRYEKNKLLWLLQPMADAPEDRARALRFIHGTLETIAMSCKRLLKLRLSFSAGAAFRPWDEAPRQFSTLKALLGRGLGMGKELVLIEQRKEAGEEAQQAELHNHEISSQLGKLGAMAAYLDNGQQEHFFLEFGKLSALASTARGTDNRLKLEIYYSLMCLLLSYMNRWELHEVIGESIDLDKLTRYEAHPSWESAEDYLSALAMQLFEQKQDDHVYREHDLITRVRLYVEHHLAGDLSLTRIGDVVGYNPYYLTRLYKRLTGQSLPDYVASSRLAEARKLLEGGSLIVQDISKAVGFMTEQSFYRFFKKETGITPQEYRERHTLSKSDNQK; this is encoded by the coding sequence ATGATCAGACTGCTGATTGTCGATAATGAACGGTGGATTGTACGGAACCTGCTTGATCTGTTCGGTCATTGGGACAAGCTGGAGCTGGAGGTATACGGTGCGTATTCCGCTGCGGAGGCACTGGAGCAGCTCGGAAAGATGAAGTTCGATATTGTATTGTCCGATATCCGTATGCCGGGAATGGACGGGCTGGAGCTGCAGCAGGAAATCAGACGTCACTGGCCGTGGTGCAAAATTATTTTTTTGAGCGGATATAACGAATTTGATTATATACAGCAAGTCATGCGTGGCGGCGGGGTGGACTACCTGTTGAAGACAGAAGGCGAGGAAGCGATTCTTCACGCTGTGGAGCAGGCCGCTGCGCAATTGGATGCGGCGGTGGAAGCAGAGGAGCTGATTGAGCGCGCGCACCGGCAGCTACAGCTTGTCCGTCCGCTGCTGCTGGGCGATTATTTGCTGGAGCTGATGCAGGGGGATAGCCCGGGCGTAAGCCAGCTTGCACATAAATTCCAGGAGCTGGAGTGTCCGCTGGATGCCGCCCGCGGCGTACTGCTCACGATCGGGCGTGTGGACGATTGGCGGGACGAGCTTAGTGTAGCAGACAGGGAGCTGATGCTGTACGCTATCCGGAATATTGCCGAAGAATATTGGCTCCCCTCCGTGCGCTGCCTCAGTCTGCGTTATGAGAAGAACAAGCTGCTGTGGCTGCTGCAGCCTATGGCAGACGCTCCGGAGGACAGGGCGCGGGCGCTCCGGTTCATCCATGGGACGCTTGAGACGATCGCCATGAGCTGCAAGCGGCTGCTGAAGCTGCGGCTGTCGTTCTCGGCCGGTGCAGCATTTCGCCCCTGGGACGAGGCGCCCCGGCAGTTCAGCACCCTGAAGGCGCTGCTGGGCCGGGGACTCGGCATGGGCAAGGAGCTTGTTCTGATCGAACAGCGCAAGGAAGCTGGAGAGGAGGCGCAGCAGGCAGAGCTGCACAATCATGAAATTAGCAGCCAATTGGGGAAGCTGGGAGCCATGGCGGCTTATTTGGACAACGGACAGCAGGAGCATTTTTTTCTCGAATTCGGCAAACTGTCAGCTTTGGCCTCCACTGCGCGTGGCACCGACAACCGGCTGAAGCTGGAGATCTACTATTCGCTCATGTGTTTGTTGCTGTCTTATATGAACCGTTGGGAACTGCATGAGGTCATCGGAGAGTCCATTGATTTGGACAAGCTTACAAGATATGAGGCCCACCCTTCTTGGGAGAGCGCGGAAGATTATTTGTCGGCGCTGGCCATGCAGCTCTTTGAACAAAAGCAGGATGACCATGTCTACCGCGAGCATGATTTGATTACCCGTGTCCGGTTGTACGTGGAGCACCATTTGGCCGGTGATCTGTCACTGACCCGGATCGGTGATGTCGTCGGCTACAATCCGTATTACTTGACCCGGTTGTATAAGCGTTTAACGGGCCAGTCGTTGCCGGATTACGTGGCTTCTTCCCGATTGGCTGAAGCCCGGAAGCTGCTGGAGGGCGGCAGTCTGATTGTTCAGGACATTTCGAAAGCGGTCGGCTTTATGACGGAACAATCCTTCTACCGCTTTTTCAAGAAGGAGACCGGTATTACTCCCCAGGAATACAGAGAGCGGCATACCTTATCCAAATCGGATAATCAAAAGTGA
- a CDS encoding PocR ligand-binding domain-containing protein: MSLLFNLPEVKELLRNFYTLTGIRTVIFDNSFTELAAYPTRHSTYCHIIRSDPRAEAQCILCDQAACTQVKKEKTLYTYQCHAGLTETVVPIQTDNQVIGYIMFGQLLQTGSRDELWEKVCENISPYNVDMNKLYSAFQRKKYISKEVIDAYAKTMEMSASYLYLSRMLVLKEDTLALKIEGYITEHIKEPLSVPVLCKEFSISKSHLYKLSEQNFGMGMAEYIRSLRIQMAKRLLGDTDSPIYEIAEQVGIPDYNYFTKAFKRVTGTLPRVYRKEHTLQGRTLDRF, encoded by the coding sequence ATGAGCTTGTTGTTCAACCTGCCCGAAGTCAAGGAATTACTGCGCAATTTCTATACATTGACCGGTATTCGCACCGTGATTTTCGACAATTCCTTCACTGAGCTAGCTGCCTATCCCACCCGCCATTCGACATATTGCCATATCATCCGCAGTGATCCGCGCGCGGAGGCCCAGTGCATCCTCTGTGACCAGGCAGCCTGCACCCAAGTGAAAAAGGAGAAAACCCTTTACACCTATCAATGTCATGCTGGACTTACCGAAACGGTGGTTCCTATTCAAACGGACAATCAGGTCATCGGATATATTATGTTCGGCCAATTGCTGCAGACGGGGTCCCGCGATGAGTTATGGGAGAAGGTCTGTGAGAATATAAGCCCCTATAATGTGGATATGAACAAACTATACAGCGCCTTCCAGCGCAAAAAATACATCTCCAAGGAAGTCATTGATGCTTACGCCAAAACCATGGAGATGAGCGCCAGCTACCTGTATCTATCCCGGATGCTGGTGCTGAAGGAGGATACGCTGGCACTAAAGATCGAGGGTTATATTACAGAGCATATTAAGGAACCGCTGTCCGTTCCCGTTCTGTGCAAAGAATTCAGCATCAGCAAATCCCATCTCTACAAGCTCTCGGAGCAGAATTTTGGCATGGGCATGGCGGAATATATCCGTAGCCTCCGTATCCAAATGGCCAAAAGGCTGCTGGGTGACACCGATAGTCCGATTTACGAAATTGCGGAGCAAGTCGGCATTCCCGATTATAATTACTTTACCAAAGCCTTTAAAAGGGTCACCGGCACATTGCCCAGAGTCTACCGTAAAGAACACACGTTACAAGGACGCACTCTGGACCGGTTCTGA
- a CDS encoding ABC transporter permease subunit — MRKLWALYLKEMLESVRSYKLIWIPVVFIVLGIMQPLVSFYMADILALSSNVPAGLMENMERPAASSVMAQALGQYGTIGMLILVLGTMNSLAGERSSGTSELLMAKPVSSISVVAAKWTANFTVLVIAIGLGAAGAAYYTVQLMGALSWRDVIAASGLYALWLLCAVSLTLLFSAWLRGPAAAGLSLLLAAVMSLVHGLLPVKLNWMPASLPGMSAGVLADGGTGVSLAPIVSAVLLIIICIAGASLLAGRNKLPV, encoded by the coding sequence ATGAGGAAGCTTTGGGCTCTGTATTTGAAGGAGATGCTGGAGAGTGTGCGCAGCTATAAGCTGATTTGGATTCCGGTGGTGTTTATTGTTCTGGGAATTATGCAGCCGCTGGTCAGCTTTTATATGGCGGATATCCTGGCGTTGTCTTCCAATGTTCCGGCTGGATTGATGGAGAATATGGAGAGACCGGCCGCGTCCTCTGTAATGGCTCAGGCCCTGGGCCAGTATGGAACAATTGGGATGCTGATTCTGGTGCTGGGAACGATGAACAGCCTGGCAGGAGAGCGCAGCAGCGGCACCTCTGAACTGTTAATGGCGAAGCCGGTCTCCTCTATATCCGTTGTTGCAGCCAAATGGACCGCGAACTTCACAGTGCTGGTTATTGCAATTGGGCTGGGGGCAGCGGGAGCGGCTTATTATACAGTACAGCTTATGGGGGCTTTATCCTGGCGGGATGTGATTGCAGCATCCGGACTGTATGCGCTGTGGCTGCTCTGTGCGGTGTCGCTTACGCTGCTCTTCAGTGCCTGGCTGCGCGGGCCTGCTGCTGCCGGCCTATCTCTCCTGCTGGCAGCGGTCATGAGCCTCGTTCATGGCCTGTTGCCAGTTAAGCTGAACTGGATGCCTGCTTCACTGCCGGGAATGTCTGCCGGTGTGCTTGCAGATGGAGGCACCGGAGTGAGCTTGGCGCCCATTGTCTCCGCAGTGCTCCTGATTATTATTTGTATTGCCGGTGCCTCACTGCTGGCTGGAAGGAATAAATTGCCAGTCTAG